In one window of Coriobacteriia bacterium DNA:
- a CDS encoding PQQ-dependent sugar dehydrogenase, translated as MRRLRLPVLVLLAAVLGLSGCGRGDGEPTVHPPDDTEETTPGAEATPGAEPPVGGPWPEVALEPAWEGFDQPLYLTSARDGTGRLFVVEKTGRIRVIDDDEVLDEPFLDISDRVSGGSEQGLLCVAFPLDFGRRTDAFYVNYTDPDGDTIVARYRAPDGGGARPDSAEVVLRMAQPFPNHNGGMLLFDRDGYLLIGTGDGGSAGDPQGNAQDRTSLLGKILRIDVGERTAGARARRATRSIPGPAGAAYEIPGDNPYARHERFRPEIWAYGLRNPWRFSIDAETGDLYVADVGQDAWEEVNVVRGLGPPGANYGWNLLEGTHPFPPGGEAPDDPDRFIMPVVEYGHDLGRSITGGVVYRGHRQPQSRAIYFYADFVSGRLWGLRNALTAPENSELARTDRRIASFGTDEEGEVYAVDLAGTVLRLEAR; from the coding sequence ATGCGCCGCCTCCGCCTGCCGGTCCTCGTCCTGCTTGCCGCCGTGCTCGGCCTGTCCGGCTGCGGTCGCGGCGACGGCGAACCCACGGTGCACCCCCCGGACGATACGGAGGAGACGACACCGGGAGCCGAGGCCACACCGGGGGCGGAGCCGCCCGTCGGCGGCCCGTGGCCCGAGGTGGCGCTCGAGCCGGCGTGGGAGGGCTTCGACCAGCCGCTGTACCTCACCAGCGCGCGGGACGGGACCGGACGGCTGTTCGTCGTCGAGAAGACCGGCCGCATCCGGGTGATCGACGACGACGAGGTGCTCGACGAGCCGTTCCTCGACATCTCTGACAGGGTGAGCGGCGGTTCCGAGCAGGGGCTGCTGTGCGTCGCGTTCCCGCTGGACTTCGGCCGGCGGACCGACGCGTTCTACGTGAACTACACCGATCCCGACGGCGACACGATCGTCGCACGCTACCGCGCGCCGGACGGCGGCGGCGCGCGACCCGACTCGGCAGAGGTGGTCCTGAGGATGGCCCAGCCCTTCCCCAACCACAACGGCGGGATGCTCCTGTTCGACCGGGACGGGTACCTGCTCATCGGCACGGGCGACGGCGGTTCCGCCGGAGACCCGCAGGGCAACGCGCAGGACCGCACGAGCCTGCTCGGCAAGATCCTCCGCATCGACGTCGGCGAGCGGACCGCGGGGGCGCGCGCCAGGCGCGCGACCCGCAGCATCCCCGGGCCCGCCGGCGCCGCGTACGAGATCCCGGGCGACAACCCCTACGCCCGCCACGAGCGCTTCCGGCCGGAGATATGGGCGTACGGCCTGCGCAACCCGTGGCGTTTCTCGATCGACGCCGAGACCGGCGACCTGTACGTCGCCGACGTCGGACAGGACGCGTGGGAGGAGGTGAACGTGGTGCGCGGGCTCGGTCCGCCGGGCGCGAACTACGGCTGGAACCTGCTGGAGGGCACGCACCCCTTCCCTCCGGGCGGGGAGGCCCCCGACGACCCCGACCGCTTCATCATGCCCGTCGTCGAGTACGGTCACGACCTGGGGCGGTCGATCACCGGGGGCGTCGTCTACCGAGGCCACCGCCAGCCCCAGTCGCGCGCGATCTACTTCTACGCCGACTTCGTCAGCGGACGCCTCTGGGGCCTGCGCAACGCTCTCACCGCCCCCGAGAACAGCGAGCTCGCCCGGACCGACCGGCGGATCGCCTCGTTCGGCACCGACGAAGAGGGAGAGGTCTACGCGGTGGACCTCGCCGGAACCGTCCTCAGGCTGGAAGCGCGGTAG